The following are from one region of the Deferribacterota bacterium genome:
- a CDS encoding cation:proton antiporter, giving the protein MILTPNDIILFLLCIAILLFFAKLFAEIAKKCGIVSVFGEILAGIILGPTVLGYIFPSANEILFPLEGNRRLILDVFSNLSIVMFLLFAGIESDLDAIKKQGPFSYKISAVSIFLPFIVIFAIVYYTPNIFGKPDYLDTNTYALFIATALSISALPVIAKILMDINYYRSDLGATVIPVAIINDIVGWLLFAFVISLTGTSNHVHFSFTTTIIITIVFTLFMLIYFRKFIHAIFPYIQAHFSWPDSIITFCLCVTFFSASFTEYLGIHALFGAFIAGLALGDTYHFKEKARYTIEHFVNSFFSPIFFGSIGLHINFITNFNIKLFLIFFLVGTILKVSASFIGAKLARLNNKESWALGFAMNTRGAMEIIIAIIAADLDIINSVVCVALIGDAIATSLISGPIIKKILSIKMPLRFYDYIDPKSFIYNPEYTDKFELLAILSDKLSINNNLDKEIIKKEVIKRENIMPTGLSAGIAIPHARIEGLQKPLIAVAVCPRGIDFQAPDYNLSHIVFLILSGPNHDLLQLKIIADVAKTFKKLDITKSKLPKSYTEFIAFIKSENI; this is encoded by the coding sequence ATGATATTAACCCCAAATGATATAATATTATTTCTTTTATGCATAGCTATATTGCTATTCTTTGCAAAGTTATTTGCTGAAATTGCAAAGAAATGCGGGATTGTTTCAGTTTTCGGTGAGATATTAGCAGGTATTATATTAGGACCAACAGTACTTGGATATATATTCCCTAGTGCAAATGAGATACTCTTTCCATTAGAGGGTAATAGAAGATTAATACTAGATGTTTTCTCAAACCTATCAATTGTAATGTTCCTGCTCTTTGCTGGAATTGAATCAGATCTTGATGCTATTAAGAAACAAGGCCCTTTTAGCTATAAAATTTCAGCGGTAAGTATTTTCTTACCCTTTATTGTAATATTTGCTATTGTTTATTACACCCCAAATATCTTTGGCAAACCTGATTATTTAGATACAAATACTTATGCGCTTTTTATTGCTACAGCTCTTTCAATATCCGCCTTGCCAGTAATTGCAAAAATATTGATGGATATAAACTACTACAGAAGTGATCTAGGAGCTACAGTTATACCTGTAGCAATCATAAATGATATTGTAGGATGGTTATTATTTGCTTTTGTAATAAGCCTAACCGGCACTAGCAATCATGTACATTTTTCTTTCACTACAACAATCATAATAACAATAGTATTTACATTATTTATGTTAATTTATTTTAGAAAATTTATCCATGCTATATTCCCTTATATACAAGCACATTTCTCATGGCCAGATAGTATTATAACCTTTTGCCTGTGTGTAACTTTTTTTTCAGCATCCTTTACTGAGTATTTAGGAATTCACGCCCTATTTGGAGCTTTTATAGCAGGCCTTGCTTTGGGTGATACATATCACTTTAAAGAAAAAGCAAGGTATACAATTGAACACTTTGTTAACTCCTTTTTTTCTCCAATATTTTTTGGTTCTATTGGACTCCATATTAATTTTATAACAAACTTTAATATAAAACTATTTCTAATTTTTTTTCTTGTTGGGACAATTCTTAAAGTTTCAGCATCTTTTATTGGGGCAAAATTAGCAAGACTTAACAATAAAGAATCATGGGCACTTGGTTTCGCAATGAACACAAGAGGTGCTATGGAGATTATTATAGCAATCATTGCAGCAGATTTAGATATTATTAATAGTGTAGTATGCGTTGCACTAATTGGTGATGCAATTGCAACCTCATTAATTAGCGGACCAATAATCAAAAAGATACTTTCCATAAAAATGCCTTTAAGATTCTACGATTACATAGATCCAAAATCATTTATATACAATCCAGAATATACTGATAAATTTGAGTTATTAGCAATATTAAGTGATAAACTAAGTATTAATAATAATCTTGATAAAGAGATTATAAAAAAAGAGGTAATAAAAAGAGAAAATATTATGCCTACAGGATTAAGTGCGGGCATAGCTATACCACATGCACGAATAGAAGGTCTCCAAAAACCATTGATTGCTGTTGCAGTTTGTCCAAGAGGAATTGATTTCCAAGCTCCTGACTATAATCTATCACATATAGTTTTTTTAATTTTATCTGGTCCTAATCATGATTTACTACAATTAAAAATTATTGCTGACGTTGCAAAAACATTTAAAAAACTAGATATTACAAAGAGTAAATTACCAAAAAGTTATACAGAGTTTATTGCATTTATAAAAAGCGAAAATATATAA
- a CDS encoding secondary thiamine-phosphate synthase enzyme YjbQ, whose amino-acid sequence MKSYKRELVFNTKNRVEFINITSEVSKAIKESGVKEGLCLVNAMHITASVFINDDERGLHNDYYKWLEKLAPHEPIDRYEHNRTGEDNGDAHLKRQVMGREVVVAITDGSLDFGPWEQIFYGEFDGQRRKRVLIKIIGE is encoded by the coding sequence ATGAAAAGTTATAAGAGAGAATTAGTCTTTAACACAAAAAATAGGGTTGAATTTATTAATATTACTAGTGAGGTTTCAAAAGCTATTAAGGAAAGTGGAGTAAAAGAAGGCTTGTGCCTTGTTAATGCAATGCATATAACAGCCTCAGTATTTATCAATGATGATGAAAGAGGCCTCCACAATGACTATTATAAATGGCTTGAAAAACTTGCACCCCATGAACCAATAGATAGATATGAACACAATAGAACTGGTGAAGATAATGGGGATGCTCATCTAAAAAGACAGGTCATGGGTAGAGAGGTTGTTGTTGCTATTACTGATGGTTCTTTAGATTTTGGACCTTGGGAACAGATATTTTACGGCGAATTTGATGGACAGAGGCGCAAAAGGGTTCTTATAAAAATAATTGGGGAATAA
- a CDS encoding thioesterase family protein, translated as MKKYRCPVQVRFVDLDGYFHVNHANYVSYLEIARISFFREHLDDFFTTLYNNGILILLRKLDIKYVKSIGLYDNIFVEMWVKKVKNIIFTFKYNIVDDNKNIYSIAETELAVYDNLEKKPTKIPKSLLEVLYNYLEK; from the coding sequence ATGAAAAAATACAGATGCCCTGTACAGGTTAGGTTTGTAGATTTAGATGGTTATTTTCACGTAAATCATGCAAATTATGTTAGTTATCTTGAGATAGCTAGAATATCTTTTTTTAGAGAACATCTGGACGATTTCTTTACTACTTTATATAATAATGGCATATTAATCCTTCTTAGAAAACTTGATATAAAGTATGTAAAATCAATTGGTTTGTATGATAATATATTTGTAGAAATGTGGGTTAAAAAGGTTAAAAATATAATATTTACTTTTAAATATAATATAGTAGATGATAACAAAAATATATATAGTATAGCTGAAACTGAGTTGGCTGTTTATGATAATTTAGAGAAAAAACCTACTAAGATACCAAAAAGTCTCTTAGAAGTTCTTTATAATTATCTAGAAAAATAG
- a CDS encoding DHHA1 domain-containing protein, translated as MKQNLHITHNDLDGAGCGIILQKTISDIETKYLDYTDVNDVILESIGKYKKIYISDVTPDLKTLEILISKADFFIIDHHKTNMHLKGKDYAIFDTNKCATLLAYEWACKINKNLNIYYPLVELINDFDLWLNKHQKSKELNILFTFLGLNKFVSRFIDNPSINFDSCEELIIDIEKNNLNDTIEDVLHNSRILKDVYGNTFSLSITDKYNSETGDYLLNKLDVDYVLMINPKHNKVSLRSRGNFDVSAIATNFGGGGHKNAAGFRISFTDKILEILDSIGLTKSK; from the coding sequence ATGAAACAAAATTTACATATAACCCATAATGACTTAGACGGTGCAGGCTGTGGTATTATTCTTCAAAAAACAATTAGTGATATTGAAACAAAATATCTAGACTATACAGATGTTAATGATGTTATTTTAGAGAGTATAGGTAAATATAAAAAAATTTATATCTCTGATGTCACCCCTGACTTAAAAACGTTAGAGATTTTAATTAGTAAGGCAGATTTTTTTATTATTGACCATCATAAGACAAATATGCATTTAAAAGGAAAAGACTATGCAATATTTGACACTAACAAATGTGCAACCCTATTAGCTTATGAATGGGCTTGCAAAATAAATAAAAACTTAAATATATATTATCCCCTTGTTGAATTAATAAATGATTTTGATTTATGGCTAAACAAGCATCAAAAAAGTAAAGAATTAAATATATTATTCACTTTTTTAGGACTTAATAAATTTGTATCAAGATTTATCGACAACCCCTCAATAAATTTTGATAGTTGTGAAGAATTGATAATAGATATTGAGAAGAACAACTTAAATGATACTATAGAGGATGTCTTACACAATTCTAGGATCTTAAAAGATGTATATGGCAATACATTTTCTTTGTCAATCACGGACAAATATAATTCTGAGACTGGCGATTATCTACTAAATAAACTTGATGTAGACTATGTATTAATGATAAATCCAAAGCACAACAAAGTCTCACTTAGATCACGTGGGAACTTTGATGTAAGTGCTATTGCAACAAATTTTGGTGGAGGTGGTCACAAAAACGCCGCTGGTTTTAGAATAAGCTTTACTGATAAGATACTGGAAATATTAGATTCTATTGGATTAAC